A stretch of the Lactuca sativa cultivar Salinas chromosome 9, Lsat_Salinas_v11, whole genome shotgun sequence genome encodes the following:
- the LOC111918209 gene encoding uncharacterized protein LOC111918209, producing MSLEDIVKSLATSTQQFRKETRTSISNLEAQMGDIVTSVSKLESRGKLPSPTEKNPNVNIMTLRSGNQTGESSLQRKSSEDEEEIEITPIEDTIIKNDTQVGFPKKTTPLVTPIATQPPFPYQLATSKKNVEEKEILVTFQKGERDVTFSSAVIDLGVMPYSLNESLNMDHLSEIGVITSLADKSTAFPRRCFGASEPIGLHDGFYVIDLKEQVSSKSAPIFLGKPFLKTDRTKIDVYAGSLTMEFDGETISFNIYDAMRYASDVLYLYFVDVVEPLT from the exons atgtctcttgaagacattgtcaaatcTCTTGCCACTAGTACCCAACAATTCCGAAAGGAGACAAGgactagtatctccaaccttgaagcacaaatgggAGATATAGTAACATCTGTAAGCAAGTTGGAGTCCCGTGGCAAATTACCTTCTCCAACCGAAAAGAATCCTAATGTCAATATAATGACATTGAGAAGTGGTAACCAAACCGGAGAGAGTAGTTTACAGAGGAAGTCAAGCGAAGATGAGGAAGAAATAGAGATCACTCCCATTGAGGATACTATTATCAAGAATGATACGCAAGTTGGATTTCCAAAGAAGACTACCCCTCTAGTGACTCCAATAGCCACTCAACCACCATTCCCCTACCAACTTGCAACCTCAAAGAAGAAtgtggaggagaaggagatcttGGTCACCTTCCAAAAAGGTGAAA GGGATGTCACTTTTAGTAGCGCCGTGATCGATCTCGGTGTCATGCCCTATTCATTAAATGAATCGTTGAATATGGATCACTTAAGTGAAATAGGTGTCATAACTTCTCTTGCGGATAAATCAACTGCTTTTCCTAGAAGATGTTTTGGTGCAAGTGAACCAATTGGTCTTCACGATGGATTCTATGTAATTGATTTAAAAGAACAAGTCTCCTCCAAATCGGCTCCAATTTTTCTTGGGAAACCATTTTTGAAGACGGATAGAACAAAAATCGATGTGTATGCGGGAAGTTTAACAATGGAGTTTGATGGTGAAACAATAAGCTTTAACATCTATGATGCTATGAGATATGCTAGTGATGTTCTATACTTGTattttgttgatgttgttgaaccACTAACCTAA